The following proteins are co-located in the Amyelois transitella isolate CPQ chromosome W, ilAmyTran1.1, whole genome shotgun sequence genome:
- the LOC132904006 gene encoding uncharacterized protein LOC132904006, translating to MRYLGIVLDGRWNFGAHFAELAPRVTTAAGALTRLMPNLGGPEASCRRLYMGVVRSIALYGAPRREPQGDIARSPLSVLAGSIPWDLEAKTLASLFFWREEAVAQGHRLAPREIAGGRNELCQRSIEEWSQRLEQPTAGSRTVEAVRPVLGQWLARQHGSLTYRLTQMLSGHGCFGGYLCLIGREPSAICHHCDGCADEDAQHTLEVCPAWDQGFARSWGTTFLCRLS from the exons ATGCGCTACCTGGGCATCGTTCTTGATGGCAGATGGAACTTCGGCGCCCACTTCGCGGAATTAGCGCCGCGCGTGACGACGGCGGCCGGAGCGCTGACTCGGCTCATGCCGAATCTGGGAGGTCCAGAAGCGTCCTGCAGACGCTTGTACATGGGGGTCGTGCGATCGATAGCCCTTTACGGGGCCCCC CGACGAGAGCCGCAAGGGGATATCGCACGATCTCCTTTGTCTGTGCTGGCCGGTTCCATTCCCTGGGACCTAGAGGCGAAAACCCTCGCGTCGCTGTTCTTCTGGCGCGAGGAGGCCGTGGCCCAGGGTCACCGGTTGGCACCGAGGGAGATCGCAGGAGGCCGCAATGAGCTGTGTCAGCGCTCCATCGAAGAGTGGTCCCAAAGGCTGGAGCAGCCGACTGCTGGGAGTAGAACCGTCGAGGCGGTCCGTCCGGTGTTGGGACAGTGGTTGGCGAGGCAGCACGGTAGCCTGACTTACCGTCTGACCCAGATGCTCTCCGGACATGGTTGTTTCGGAGGGTATCTGTGTCTGATCGGTCGGGAGCCGTCTGCTATCTGCCACCACTGTGACGGATGTGCTGACGAGGACGCCCAGCACACCTTGGAGGTTTGCCCAGCCTGGGACCAAGGCTTCGCGCGGTCGTGGGGGACGACCTTTCTCTGCCGGCTGTCGTGA
- the LOC106139407 gene encoding uncharacterized protein K02A2.6-like: MCDLCAPANPEDKTYTELVELVKVHLEPQRSEIAERHIFRQRRQRVGESLTEYLQALKHLAVTCNFGNRLEEDLRDQFVSGLASELLRSRIFAERTIDYKKAVELALALEAADRHAETSGVGGQHAAGSTGGGAAGEGLHAVRARRGAGAAAAGPGARAGGARCWRCGKSHSADRCRYANYNCDNCNKRGHLRVMCGKVGDRVAVNSESRQNYVHECSEEDDFFNLVVSSYRGNDPYFVKIRVNSEILQFEIDTGSRISAINNSDYELLFRNSKMHSDNLILRSYSGSKIEPLGYILVDIKFKDVTANNVRLYVIEKGGPPLLGRDWLKALKITQITVNKLIEEDQLVSQLCREFPEVFSVKLGTCKKTLRLQLTDYAGVYYRARPVPLALRERIERELERLQRDGSIYRVEHSDFGTPIVPVVKSNGEIRICGDYKITINPKLKRDHYPLPRIEELLANLSNGDEFTKIDLRHAYEQVLLDPASQKFTTITTHVGTFAYRRTPYGLSCVPEQFQKLMEETLRGIPGTVVFLDDVCITGVDRASHMRNLRAVLDRLRQMGLTIKLEKCSFLQKSVKYLGFIIDKNGLRPDPEKLDAIAKIPVPTDVTQLKSFLGLLNYYGKFIPNLSSILNPLHNLLKKDNQWDWNPSCAIAFDNAKKSLLSDKVLAHYEEGRPLVLSVDSSAYGIGAVLAHRYPDGSERPVSCASRTLNQAERNYSQLDKEALAIYYGILKHHQFLYGRHFTLRSDHKPLTYIFGEKRGIPQTAASRLQRWAARLAGYDFKIEFVRSADNGPADTLSRLPLSHERAFVPHIDYLHFVEETLPIDFIDVAKETQKDTVLCKVLGYLMFGWPSSPTCDEEKVFFARKQDLFADRGCIIYKYRVVIPFKLRSQVLKEVHSGHLGMNKMKNIARNYVYWPNIDKDIEEMCRACEACRSVHDAPARAPLHPWEYPLHPWQRLHVDFFDCAGKRFLILVDAHSKWIETIAMAGTSASATITVLRSIFARFGIPSQLVSDNGPPFFSTEFKQYCDTNKIRHSTSAPYRPQGNGEAENAVKTVKKVLKRALFEKEDMFAALYKFLFQYRNCEHATTGVSPAVALLGRRLRGRLDALRPDGAAVVRDAQDKQAAAAPGRRARFSLGDDVLARDYSKTGHKWTKGRISEVTGPVSCKVKVGESTEWRRHHNQIVPLTTKNRYSLSRASTSKDETQGSDGKDVQPEFVSGGNGMCEGPVGVEPEVLINSEDEFEDAVEATGVRSESRPSLLPVVSDRAMRAYRRAMNKDVNNK; the protein is encoded by the coding sequence ATGTGTGATTTGTGTGCGCCGGCCAACCCGGAAGATAAGACCTATACAGAACTCGTGGAGCTGGTCAAAGTTCATCTCGAGCCGCAACGGTCAGAAATAGCCGAAAGACATATTTTTCGACAGAGGAGACAGCGAGTAGGGGAATCTCTGACCGAGTACCTTCAGGCGCTCAAACATCTCGCCGTCACCTGTAACTTCGGCAACCGACTCGAGGAGGACCTCAGAGACCAGTTCGTGTCGGGTCTAGCGAGCGAGCTACTGAGATCTCGGATTTTTGCCGAGAGAACGATAGATTATAAGAAAGCGGTGGAGCTAGCTCTGGCTCTGGAAGCGGCAGACCGGCACGCCGAGACGAGCGGCGTGGGCGGACAGCACGCGGCCGGGAGCACGGGCGGAGGAGCGGCCGGCGAGGGGCTGCACGCGGTGCGAGCCCGGCGCGGCGCCGGCGCGGCCGCGGCCGGGCCGGGCGCGCGGGCCGGCGGCGCCCGCTGCTGGCGGTGCGGCAAGAGTCATTCGGCGGACAGATGCCGCTACGCTAATTACAATTGTGATAACTGCAATAAGCGGGGCCATTTACGTGTGATGTGCGGTAAAGTCGGTGATCGTGTAGCGGTTAATAGTGAGTCGCGGCAAAATTATGTGCACGAGTGTTCGGAAGAGGATGATTTCTTCAATTTGGTGGTATCGTCGTATCGAGGTAACGAtccttattttgttaaaatccgAGTGAATTCTGAGATTTTGCAGTTCGAAATAGACACGGGTAGTCGTATATcggcaataaataatagtgaTTACGAGTTATTGTTTAGAAACAGTAAAATGCATTCTGATAATTTGATATTACGAAGCTATTCTGGCTCAAAAATTGAACCTCTCGGATACATCCTGGTTGACATTAAATTCAAAGACGTCACGGCAAACAATGTCCGTTTGTATGTGATTGAAAAGGGTGGGCCGCCCCTACTCGGTCGTGATTGGTTAAAGGCATTAAAAATCACACAAATTAccgtgaataaattaattgaagagGACCAATTAGTGAGCCAGTTATGTAGAGAATTTCCTGaagttttttctgttaaattaggtacatgtaaaaaaacattacgaCTACAGCTCACAGACTACGCCGGTGTGTACTACCGAGCGCGGCCCGTGCCGCTAGCGCTGCGCGAGCGCATCGAGCGCGAACTCGAACGTTTACAACGCGACGGCTCCATATACAGAGTGGAACACTCGGACTTCGGGACTCCTATTGTACCCGTGGTCAAAAGTAACGGTGAAATTAGGATATGCGGGGACTATAAAATAACGATCAACCCCAAGCTGAAACGCGATCATTACCCACTCCCGCGCATAGAGGAGTTGTTGGCCAATTTGAGTAATGGGGatgaatttacaaaaattgacTTACGACATGCGTACGAACAAGTTTTATTAGATCCCGCATCACAAAAATTTACGACGATCACAACACACGTCGGAACGTTCGCATACCGCAGGACACCGTATGGCTTGTCGTGTGTACCGGAACAGTTTCAAAAACTAATGGAGGAGACGTTACGCGGTATTCCAGGCACGGTCGTATTTTTGGACGACGTTTGTATcaccggggtagacagagcctcaCACATGCGTAATCTGCGAGCTGTACTCGACCGACTCCGTCAAATGGGTCTCACTATAAAATTGGAGAAATGTAGTTTTTTACAGAAAAGTGTGAAGTATCTGGGCTTTATTATTGATAAGAATGGGCTTCGCCCCGACCCGGAGAAACTAGACGCGATTGCTAAAATACCTGTACCCACGGATGTCACTCAGTTGAAAAGTTTTCTCGGGTTACTTAATTACTACGGTAAATTTATACCAAACCTAAGTTCAATACTGAACCCATTAcataatcttttaaaaaaagacaatcaGTGGGATTGGAACCCAAGTTGCGCTATAGCTTTTGATAATGCAAAGAAATCTTTGCTGAGCGACAAAGTGTTGGCCCATTATGAGGAGGGGCGGCCGCTCGTGTTGTCGGTGGACAGTAGCGCGTACGGCATAGGCGCCGTCCTGGCGCACCGCTACCCGGACGGCAGCGAGCGTCCCGTCAGCTGTGCCTCGCGCACACTAAACCAAGCTGAACGCAACTACAGTCAACTTGATAAAGAAGCGTTAGCTATTTACTATGGCATTTTGAAACATCATCAGTTTTTATATGGAAGGCATTTCACACTGCGGTCTGATCATAAGCCTCTCACGTACATTTTTGGTGAAAAAAGAGGTATCCCTCAGACCGCGGCTAGTCGACTACAGCGCTGGGCGGCGCGGCTAGCAggttatgattttaaaatagaatttgttAGATCAGCGGATAATGGTCCGGCTGATACATTATCACGGTTGCCACTGTCACATGAGCGAGCGTTTGTTCCTCatattgattatttacattttgttgaAGAGACGTTGCCTATTGATTTTATAGATGTCGCTAAAGAGACTCAAAAAGACACTGTGCTTTGTAAAGTGTTAGGTTACTTGATGTTTGGTTGGCCGTCATCGCCTACTTGTGACGAAGAGAAAGTATTCTTTGCTAGAAAGCAAGACTTGTTTGCGGACCGCggttgtattatttataaatatagggTAGTAATTCCATTTAAGTTACGATCTCAAGTTTTAAAAGAAGTTCATAGTGGTCATCTAGGTATGaataaaatgaagaatatCGCTAggaattatgtttattggcCAAACATTGACAAAGATATAGAAGAAATGTGTCGCGCTTGCGAGGCGTGCCGGTCCGTACACGACGCGCCGGCGCGAGCGCCGCTCCACCCGTGGGAGTACCCGCTGCACCCTTGGCAAAGACTACATGTAGACTTTTTCGATTGCGCTGGTAAAAGGTTTTTGATTTTGGTTGACGCACATTCAAAGTGGATAGAGACCATTGCTATGGCGGGTACTTCGGCGAGTGCGACGATAACGGTTTTAAGATCTATTTTCGCTAGATTTGGCATACCATCACAATTAGTATCCGATAACGGCCCGCCATTTTTTTCTACCGAATTTAAGCAATATTgtgatacaaataaaataagacattCTACATCTGCACCATACAGGCCCCAGGGTAACGGCGAGGCAGAGAATGCTGTCAAAACggtaaaaaaggttttaaaacGTGCATTGTTCGAAAAAGAAGACATGTTTGCTGccctttataaatttttatttcaatatcgcAATTGCGAACACGCGACGACCGGTGTCTCGCCCGCGGTGGCGCTGCTCGGGCGCCGGCTGCGGGGCCGGCTGGACGCGCTGCGGCCCGACGGCGCGGCCGTGGTGCGCGACGCGCAGGACAAACAGGCGGCCGCCGCGCCCGGCCGGCGTGCACGTTTCTCGCTGGGTGATGATGTACTCGCACGAGACTATTCCAAAACGGGGCATAAATGGACTAAAGGGCGCATCTCTGAAGTTACCGGGCCTGTCTCTTGCAAAGTAAAAGTTGGGGAATCCACCGAATGGCGTAGACACCACAATCAAATCGTTCCGCTTACTACGAAAAATCGATACTCTCTCTCTCGTGCCAGTACGTCAAAGGATGAGACCCAGGGGTCTGATGGTAAGGATGTGCAGCCCGAGTTTGTGTCGGGGGGGAACGGTATGTGTGAGGGCCCGGTCGGGGTCGAACCGgaggttttaataaattccGAAGATGAATTCGAAGACGCGGTAGAAGCTACGGGAGTGCGATCCGAGTCGAGGCCCTCCCTATTGCCGGTTGTCTCAGATCGAGCCATGAGAGCTTACAGAAGGGCGATGAATAAAGATGTTAACAACAAATAA